A region of Rattus rattus isolate New Zealand chromosome 7, Rrattus_CSIRO_v1, whole genome shotgun sequence DNA encodes the following proteins:
- the Tcf23 gene encoding transcription factor 23 yields MSREATEAPAMPEAGRNKPKARLLLGTDRKRSRLNRTRQDLWDDTSWSNHRLSRVTSAPRGTRARGTAHGRSEASPENAARERTRVKTLRQAFLALQAALPAVPPDTKLSKLDVLVLATSYIAHLTRTLGHELPGPAWPPFLRGLRYLHPLKKWPMRSRLYAGGLGCSGPESTTTDSTTAIATDHRSRDAQLGSQVSVATDTLLASPVSPALGNE; encoded by the exons ATGTCACGGGAGGCCACGGAGGCACCAGCAATGCCGGAAGCAGGGCGTAATAAGCCCAAGGCACGGTTGCTCCTGGGCACTGACAGGAAGAGGAGCCGCCTCAACAGGACAAGGCAGGACCTGTGGGACGACACTAGCTGGAGCAATCACAGATTGAGCAGAGTCACCTCTGCCCCTCGAGGGACCAGAGCTAGGGGGACAGCTCATGGCAGG AGTGAGGCCAGCCCGGAGAACGCGGCACGGGAACGGACTCGGGTGAAGACACTGCGTCAGGCCTTTCTGGCGCTGCAGGCTGCTCTGCCTGCAGTACCACCTGACACCAAGCTTTCCAAGTTGGATGTGCTAGTGCTGGCCACAAGCTACATCGCCCACCTCACCCGAACCCTCGGCCATGAGTTGCCTGGTCCTGCCTGGCCTCCCTTCCTGCGTGGGCTCCGTTACTTGCACCCTCTTAAG AAGTGGCCCATGCGATCTCGTCTCTATGCAGGAGGCTTGGGATGCTCTGGCCCGGAGTCCACCACAACTGATTCCACCACAGCCATCGCTACTGACCACAGAAGCAGGGATGCACAGCTGGGGTCCCAGGTCTCCGTAGCCACAGATACCCTCCTTGCCTctccagtctctccagcccttggtaaCGAATGA